The DNA region GGCAGGCTGCGGCCGCCGAGGTGCAGCAGTTCGAGAACCTCGTCGAAACGGGCAGTGTCCGACGCGCCGGGAGTGCAGATCGGGGTGACCTTGTCGAGGTCCTGACCGCCGAAGACATCGGTCTTGATCAATGCCTCGCGCGCCCGCATCCAGTTCTCGTTGCCGGTGACGGTGTTGATCTCACCGTTGTGCGCCACCCGGCGGAACGGGTGGGCCAGCGGCCAGGACGGGAACGTGTTGGTGGAGAACCGCGAGTGCACGATCCCCAGCGCGCTGGTCAGCCGCTCGTCCTGCAGGTCGAGGTAGAACGCCTTGAGCTGCGGCGTGGTCAGCATGCCCTTGTAGACGAAGGTCTGACCGGACAGGCTCGGGAAGTAGACGGTTTCGCGGCCCGGACCGTCCTGGCCGGGGCCCTTGGTGCCGAGTTCGTGTTCGGCACGCTTGCGCACCACGTAGGCCCGGCGCTCGAGTTCCATGCCGCTGGCCCCGCTCAAGAACACCTGACGGAAGGTGGGCATGGCATCGCGGGCCAGGGCGCCCAGTGAGGTGTCGTCGGTGGGGACGTCACGCCACCCCAGCACCTGCAGGCCCTCGGCTTCGGCGATCTTCTCGACCGACTCACACGCTGTGGCGGCATCCTTGGCCGACTGGGGCAAAAAAGCGATACCGGTGGCGTAGCTGCCCGGCTCGGGCAGCTCGAAGTCGCAGACCGCGCGGAAGTACTCGTCGGGAACCTGCAGCAAGATGCCCGCGCCGTCGCCGGTGTTGGGTTCGGCGCCCTGAGCCCCGCGGTGTTCGAGATTCAGCAGCGCCGTGATCGCCTTCTCGACGATGTCCCGGCTGCGGCGCCCGTGCATATCGGCCACCATCGCCACGCCGCACGAGTCGTGCTCGAACGCGGGGTCGTAGAGCCCTTGCTTGTTGGGCGCCATTCCCACCTACCTTTTGTGTGCACACACCCCGATGGAGACGTTTGAATGACGGCATCCATGAACGGGAGCGTTGGCCGGTCTCGGCGATGGAGCGCCTTCGTGCAGCACTGAACGACGGCCCTTGTCCCACACGCCTCAAGTGATGAAAACGATATGACAAACGGCCCGCGACATGCCAACTTAGCACTGCCTAACTTGGCCCGTGGGGCTCTGCCGACAGCTTAGCGCACACCGGCCAGATCACGAGCGAATAACGTTGGTGCACTAGGTATTTCATAGGATCAAGGACCGCAACCCGGGAATGAGGGGTGCGTCACACCCCGTGATGATCGTTCACGTTGGTTTGCTGCAAATTTAATAAATCATTCCTATTAGGTTATACACTTGTTTTCATATTAGCTGAAAGCCTAGTGGGATTCTTAGAAAAGTGTTGCACGCCACATCGACAGTCCCCACCGCGCGCCGATCGCCCAGCAAAGCCATCCCCGTCATCACCGGTCCGCCCAGTTCGCCGTTAACTCACGATTTGCCAACACTTTTCGCCACAACCACCGTGCGTCGCCCAGAGAGCCCCCCGCCTGTCGTTCGGGCGTCGCTACCGATATACCCACCCGGGGTATCCATCGCGTTGCCGACGTCGTCAGGCTGTCGAGGTGCCCTACCCCCTGAACACGCCATTGGGCCGGTTCGGTATCGAGACCACCGAGGACCATGTCGACCGTTGTGCGGCCACGATCCCCGTGGCCGGGCTGACCAATCCGCTGACCGGAGTTGCGACCGTCGCCCCGCTGGCAATGTTGGTCGACCACGTCGGCGGATTGGCCAACCACCTGCGGCGCGGCGATGACCAGTGGACGGTGTCCAGCGAGCTGGCGTTGGAACTGGCACCAGACGCCCTGGACGCGGTGCAGAGGACGCCGCAGCACCCGGTGGTCGGCGTCGCACGACCGCTGGGCGGCAAGGGCGGTGTCGCCGTGGCGCAGTGTGAGCTGTCGGCCGCCGGGCAGCCGATCGCCACGGCGACGGTGCGCTCGTTCTACATCGCCGCGCCGGCCGGTTTGACAGCCTGGCCCGAGGACACCGGAGGCTGCTTGCCCGGCCCCGATCTGGCATCCCTGATGAACGTCCAGGCGGGCGAGACAGGCGGCGCTGCAGCGGTTTTGATGCAAGGCAACGACGACGTGCTGAACAACATCATTGGCATCGTGCACGGCGGGGTGTCGGCAATGGGCCTGGAACTGGTGGGCTCGGCAACCCTGAACACGCAACGCCGTGAGCAGCACTTCCGCACTGCCTCGCTACGGGTGAACTACCTACGCCCGTTCCATGGCGGCGCCGAGGCCCACTATCAGGCGACTTCGCTGCATGTCGGGCGTAGCAGCGGTGTCGCCGAGGCACGCGCGGTCGGCCACGACGGCACCACCGCGCTCGTGGCTCGACTCACCGCGTATCGCTGAACGTCAGCCCTTCTTGGCCTTGCGCGCCGCGGCCTTCTCCGACGATGCACCGGCGGTGATCAGTTCGCCACCGGCGTTCTCCAGGTGGGCGCGCACGAACCACTGGAACTTCTCCAGCTCTCCCGCATGACCGATCAGCATGTCCTCGGAGACCGCGTCGATCTCGCCCAGGCGTTCGATCGACTTGCGGGTGTCCTCGATGACACCGGTGTAGACCAGATTCAGTGCGGCCAGGTGTGCCTGAGCGGTGTCCCGGTTGACCGAGTAGTCGTCCCAGGTGCGGTCGTTGAGGATGGCCCCCGGGGTGCCCAGCGGGGATGCGCCCAGCGCGGCGATGCGCTCGGCGACCTCGTCGGCGTAGCCGCGCACCAACTCGACCTGCGGGTCGATCATCTCGTGCACACCGATGAAGTTCGGCCCCACGACGTTCCAGTGCACGTGCTTGAGCGTGAGGTGAAGATCGTTGTAGCGGCTCAGCGCGCTCTGCAGGATCTCGGCGACCTCGGCGCCCTGCTTGTCGGATAATCCGGGAACGGTGTAAGTAGGCATGACTGTTGACTCCTTCGCTCGTCTCGGGCGTCGTGTACCCGGCGCCGCATCCCGATAATCATGATCAGAAAGCGTCACATTTTGGCCAGATTCGGAATCGGAACCCGCGGGCCGTACCGCGCGTAGACCGCCATGCCGCTGGCTTCGAGCACACGCACTGCTCGGTGCCGATGTGGGGCGACCGGCTCCAACAGTTCGAGCATCTGCGCGTCGTCGATCGGGTGACCGAGCAGCGTTCGGCCCACCACCTTGGCCAGGTGGTAGTCGCCCACCGACAAGGCATCGGCATCGCCGAATGCGCGCTGGGCCGTCTCGGCGGCCGTCCACACGCCGACCCCGGGCAGGCTCATCAGCGCGGCACGGGCCTGTTCGGCGGTGCGGCCCACCAGGCGTTCCACCGCGTCGGCGCGTTGCGCACAGCCGATAATCGTGCGGGCGCGGCCTGGATCGACGTTGGCGCGCTGGAACTCCCAGGACGGGATACGCTTCCACGCTTCGGCGGTGGGCGGCACCCGCATCCGGTCCGGCGCGGGTCCCGGTGCCGGCGCGCCGTATTTTCCGACCAGCCGGCGCCAGGCCCGATGGGCGTCCGAGCCATATACCCGCTGCTCCAGCACCGCAGGCACCAAGGCTTCCAGCACCCGGCCGGTGCGGCCCAGCCGTAGGTGCGGCACTCGGCGGTGGGCACGGGCGATGACAGGGTGCTGCGGGATGAACGATGACGCGTCGTCGTCGACACCCAGCAGCGCGGGTAGGCCGTCGGTGAACTCTGCCGCCCCTGGCCCCCAGGCCTCGCAGTCCACCGTCGCCGGGCCGCCGCGGCTGATGCGTGCGGTGACCGCGCCACTGGCCATCAGACTGGTCCGCCAGATGGTGCCCTCGACGTCGTCGCGGAAACACGGATCACCCGGGCCGCGGCGCAGCGGCGACAACGTCAGCCGGTGGCAGACCGGTCCGGCAAAGGTCAGGCTGACCGAGCTACCCACAGTGCCAGCCTAGGCATCGATGCTGACATCGGCCTTGTCCGGATAGAACGCGACGTGACCCGCGATCTGCGCGACCGCCGGGTGCGGTTCCGGGTAGCTCCAGATCGCGTCGGTGACGGTGCCGTCCGCGGTCACCACGTTGAAATAGCAGGCCTGACCTTTGTACGGGCAATAGGACGAGGTGTCGCTGGGCCGCAGCCGGTCGGCCAGTACGTAGGCCATCGGGATGTACTGCACCGCAGGGTAAGACGCTTCGCGCAAGGTCAGCGCGGCGTCAGATTCGGCGATGACCGCGCCGTCGACCCGCACCACGACGTGGCGGCCGGTCGGAACCACCGAGATCGGGTGCGAGGCGGTCGGCACGAGGACGCGAGGATCGGGCATTCCCCCATTCAACCCCGCAAGACGCCTGCTGCGGGCGCGATGCCGATAGCCTTCCGGCATGACTGCACCAACGGCCCCTGACGCCCAGGGAAGGATCACGATCAGCGCCGACCCCGACACGGTGTACGCCCTGATCACCGACCTGCCCACGCTGTCGTCTCTGGCAGAGGAGGCTGAGACGATGCACTGGCGCACCGGCGAGGTCGCACGTCCCGGGGCGGTCTTCTCGGGTCGCAACCGCAACGGTTCGCGCACCTGGAGTACGACGTGCACCGTCACCGCCGCCGAGTCGGGCCGGACGTTCGCCTTCGACGTCCGATCCGCCCGGATCATCCCGATCGCCCACTGGCGCTACGACATCACCGCGGCCGACGGTGGCTGTTCTGTCACCGAGTCCACCTGGGACCGGCGGCCCCGGTGGTTACTCCGGCCGGCCGCGCTGACCACCGGCGTCCGCGACCGCAACGCGGCCAACACCGAGCACATCCGGCTGACTCTGCAGAGGCTCAAGGAGCGCGCGGAGCAGGGCTCCACCGCATAGTCAGTGCGGACGACCGGCGATCCTGTCGGCCACCAGCGCGATCGGCGACGTTGATCCGATGCCGCGGCCTTCATGCCAGTCCGCGGCGCGGTAGGCCAGATACATGCCGCGTACGCCGAGCCAGCGCAGCGGTTCGGGTTCCCAGCTGCGGCTGCGGTGCCCGACCCAGGGCAAAGCGGTCAGCGCGGTGGCGCGGCCGAGGATCAGGTCGGTCAGCGTGCGGGCCGCGAGATTGGTCGCGGTGACGCCGTGCCCGACGTATCCCCCGGCCCAGCCCAGGCCGGTGGTCCGGTCGAAGTCCACGCCGGCCGCCCAGTCGCGGGGCACCGCCAGCACGCCACACCAGCCGTGTGCAATCGGGACGTCGGCGGTCTGCGGCAGGATTGTGTGCAGAGTGGCGGCCAGGGCACGGACCGTCCGCTCGGGCACCCGGCCGTCGCGGTCGATGCGCGAGCCGAATCGGTACGGCACACTGCGGCCACCGATGGCGATGCGGTCATCGACGGTGCGCTGGGCGTAGAAGAAGCCGTGGGCGGTGTCGCCCAGGGTCTCGCGGCCGTCCCATCCGATCCGGTCCCAGAGCTGGTCGGACAACGGCTCGGTGACGATCATCGAGCTGTTCATCGGCAGCCAACTCCGGCGCAGTCCCGGCAGCCGGGCGGTGAATCCTTCGGTGGCACGCACGATGACCGGTGCCCGCACCACACCGTGCGGGGTTACTGCGCGACCCGGGGCCATATCGATGACCGGAGAACGTTCGTAGAGATCGACACCGAGTCGCTGCACGGTCTCGGCCAGCCCGCCGGCCAGCCGGGCGGGCTGGATCCGCGCACAGTGCGGGTTGTGGTAGCCCGCCAGTACACCGTCGAGTGCGATGCGCTGCCGTACTTGGGCGCCGCTCAGTGATTCGATACCGTCGACCTGCCAGCGGCGTTCGGAGGCGATCGCCGCCCGCAGTCGGGTCAGCTGCGCGGGGTTACGAGCGATCTCGATGTTGCCGCCCTTGACAATGCCCGCATCGATTCCTTCTCGTTCGGCGACCGCGACCACCTCGTCGACTGAGTCGTTGAGCGCGCGCTGCCAGGACAGCACGCCTTGGCGCCCGTGCTGACGAGCCACCCGTTCGCGATCGCCGGGGACCAGGCCCGACAGCCATCCGCCGTTGCGCCCGGAGGCGCCATATCCGGCGAACCGGGCTTCGAGCACCACGATGCGCAGAGACGGGTCGGCACGCATGAGGTAGTAGGCGCTCCACAGGCCGGTGTAGCCGGCGCCGACGATGCAGACATCAGCGTCCCGACTGCCCGGTAGCGGCGGCCGCGGGGCGGGCAACCCGTCGTACCAGTGCGACACGTAACCGTTGACCGGCATGGGCGGAGACACTTCAGAATTGTCACACCACCCAGTTGCTGCTCGTGCTGCCAACAACGCTGGTGTCCTACAAAATTTGGTTGTGGCGGTTAACAGGTCGAAACATCGCGATTCACGCAATATCCGCAATATCCCTGCGCTGGAGACGCTCGTCCTGGTCGGCAAGCTGGGTAGCATCACCGAAACCGCGCGCAGACTCGGCGTGACCCAACAGGCGGTGTCTGCACGAATCCAGGGTCTCGAGCAGTTGGTGGGCCGGCCTTTGCTCGCCCGGGGTCCCTCAGGGCGGACCCTGACGCCGGAGGGCACAGCCATCACAGATGCCTCGGTCGACGTCCTGCGCGCACTGGGCACCCTAGACGCCACCGTCGAGACCATCCGCGGTGAGCGATCCGTGTTAAGGACCGCGGCAAGTTACACCGTCGCGGAGTATCTCATCCCACGGTGGTTGATGAAGCTGTCGCTGACCCACAATTCTGCCAGCACCCAGGTGACCGTAACCGCCGTCAACAGCGCTACGGTCTTCGACGAGATACTTTCCGGACTTCACGATGTTGGTTTCGTCGAAACACCTGATATCCCAGCAGGTCTGAACTATCGACGGGTCGGGCGAGACGAGATGGTCGTGGTGGTGGCACCGACTCACCAATGGGCCAGCCGCGACGGCCGTGCCATCAGTATGGAAGAGCTGGCGGCGACCGCACTGGTCTGCCGAGAGTCTGGCTCGGGAACCAGGTGCTCGTATGAGCGTCTGGTTTCCTGCCACGCGCCGAACCTCAAAGTGGCAGAACCGGCCCTCGAACTGCCCACGACAGCCGCAGTGAAGAACGCCGTCAGTTGGGGTTTCGCACCTGCCGTAGTTAGTTTGCTGAGCGTTCGGGAGGACCTGCAGTTCGGCCGCCTACACAGGGTCAAGATCGATTCCCGGCCACTGCTGCGCGACATCTGCGCGGTGTGGCCCGCGTCGGTCAAAGAACTGTCGGCGCGCGCCCGTGAACTGGTCACAGTGGCAGCGTCGCGTCCCTGAGATCGACGCTGACGCACGTAACTGCCGCGTAACCACAACGCTGGTGGACCTGCCGCACCCCTGTGACGATTCGATGGCGTTCCCGATGGACCGCAGGGAAGGAGACCAGCATGCCCACTCAGACGTACCTGCACGCCGGGAATCTCTTCGACACTGACATCAAGCACGATGTTTCCGGGGCACGAACAGCATTCGCCGCAGGCCGTCCAGTGATCATCATCGACACCGTCGCCGGTGGAGAGACCGTCGCCGACGTGTGCATTGCTGCTGAGGAACTAGATGTGGCCAAGGCAGCGTTCCTCGTCGAACACACCTGCGGAATCCTTTCTGCCACTGTCGATGTAGCCACCTCGGACCGACTGGATCTCCCCTTGCTTCGCCCCGACCTGCGGCGCGAAGCGGGCCGCTTCTGTGTGGCTGTCGACGCGCGTGGCGACTCGACGGGAATATCCGCACGGGCCCGAGCTGAGACGATATCTCGGCTCGCCGACCCGGCCGCATCGGCGGGGGACTTCTCCAGGCCCGGTCATGTGATCCCGGTGCTCACTGGCGGATTGTTCGCGCTGAGCCGATGGAGCCGATACGACGCTGCGGCCGAGCTCAGCCGCAGCGTCGGTCGCAGTGGTGTCGTGGCCGTCGCGTCGCTCGTCGACGGTCTAGTAGGCGCCACTGGTGATTACATCGATCAGTTCGCCTCCTGGCACCGGTTCCCCGTGATCGCTGCTTCTGCATTCAAAAGGTTCTGATCACAACGCGTTTCAGTCCCCAAACCCCCAGATACTGCAACAGGAGAGTGCAACGTGTTCAGTCCTTCCGACCTCCCACCGGGCTTGGGCGTCGTGCTCATGGTCGGCTTGGGAGCTCTACTGCTCGGCATAGCCCTGACCGTCAAGACCATGGTCAAGAACACCCACGACTTCGTCATCGCCAACCGTCGCATCGGCTTCGGCTTCGGCGTCGGATCGGTGATAGCGGTGTGGACTTGGTCTATGGCCGTGATGATGTCCTCGGCTCAAGCCTTCAGCTTCGGAACGTCCGGGCTGATCTGGTTTGTTGTGCCCAATGGCCTGGCAGTAATGGTTATGGTGTACTTCGCCTCGCGACTACGACGGCAGATGCCGGCCGGCTACACGATCGTCGAATTCATCCGAGAACGATTCCAGAACAGGCCTGCTACGACTGTGATGCTGGTCGCGATGCTGCTCGGACTGATCGCCGAAATCTTCATCAACCTCTTTGGGGTAGTGCTGGTGATGAGTGTCGTCTTCGAGCTGAACACCACGTTGGTCTTGATTGTCGCGCTCACCACAGTCACCGTGTACTCCTACTTCGGCGGTCTCTGGACCTCAGCGATCACCGCGACGGTCAATACCTTGCTCATCACCGTTCCGGCGGCACTGGTGGTGCTCTACGTGCTGCAGAAGGTCGGTGGTCCCGCAGTGGTGTTCGATCGCGTTGCCGCAGCCGGCCCCCATACCCTCGAACCGTTCGATGGACAGGCCGCCGCCGCGTTCGGCATCTCCTTGGCTCTGGGCCTGCTGGCCTCGACGATGGCTGACCAGACCTTCTGGCAGAAGGCCTGGGCCATGAAACCGTCCTCGATGGGCAGAACATTTCTGTGGGCCGGGATCTGGTTCTACCCGATCCCTCTGGTGATGGGACTTCTAGGCCTCATCGGCCTTGGATTCGGCGTCAGCTCAGCAGATCTCGGCGATGTCGGACCAGGAGGGATCGGCCCGTACGTCGTGAGTCACCTGGGGTTGCCGGTCATTCTCGTAGCGCTATACGTCCTGATAATCCTCAACGCGTGTTACTCGTCGATCGACGGCGCATTTGCCGCGTTGTCATCGATCGTGGCCGTCGACATCCTCAAGCGCGCACGAGTCGAATTCTCTCCAAAGACGCTTTTCCGTGCGACCAAAGGTTCGATCATCGTCGCCGGTGTGATCGGCGGAATCGTGGTCAGTTCCGGAATCGACTACGTCGAACTCGTCACGACTGTCTTCTTCCTCAAAGCCGCGTTGATCGTCCCGCTTGCGCTGTCGATCTTTTGGTCACGGATGACTTCCACGGCGTTCGTCACAAGCCTTGTGCTGGCGATCGGTATCGGGTATCCGGTGCGTGAGATCGTCGGTGAGCTGCCAGGAATCGTCACGTTGGAGGCCGTTTCGCTGATCACCGCCGTCGGTGTGAGTCTGCTGTCTCGAAAACGGTTCGACTACACGACTCTGCACGCTCGTGGTGCCGGGTTGAACGCCCCCGTCGGGGAGACACTCGGCGCCGAACAGGAGGTACTCCGGTGAGTTTGTTCTGGATCGTGACCGTGATCGCAGTTGTAGTGGCGGTCGCCTACCTGACGTTCGGCGTGCGCGCCTTCGCTCGGGTCCGCCGCGACATCCTGCATGCAGCAGCGACCAGACAAACAGAAGATGTCGCCGAACTTCCCGACGCGATACACCGAGGTTTCGTCTGGAAAGCGTTCGGCGGTGTTATCGGATCGGTTGCAGTGATCGTGCTTCTCAGCGTGAACGGTGTCTTCTGGTACCTCCCCATCTTCCTCGCCATCGGCTCAGCTGTCGCGGTCATCACCGCCTTCATCATCGACGAACGCGGCAACGCATCAACGAGTTCCGCACTCTGACGAGACTGTGAAAGGAAAAATGTCCAAGAGAAAAGCACACCTGCTGGGTTTCGTCCAGCACGGGGTCATGAACCATGCGTCGACGATGTGGGCACATCCGCGGGACAAGGTGGGTTATCACTGGTCGCGTCCGGAGTTCTGGCGCGATCTGGGACGCACGATGGAGCGCGGACTGTTCGACGCGATGTTCATCGCCGATGAGCTGGCTCCCTACACCACTTACAAGGGCAGCTCCGACCCCGTGGTCAAGTACGCCGGTCAGTGTCCGGTCCACGAACCGGCGACCCTGGTCCCGATCATCGGCGCGTTCACCAAACACCTCGGCATCGGCATCACCTTGTCCACATCCTTTGTGCCGCCGTACATGATGGCCCGGCACCTGTCCACGCTCGACCACCTGACCAACGGCCGGGTGGGCTGGAACATCGTCACCTCGTACTCCAAGAGCGAGTTCCAGGCGATGGGTAAGCAGAACCTGACGCCCCGGGACAAACGCTATGAGGTGGTCGAGGAGTACATGGCACTGCTCTACCAGCTATGGGACTCCTGGGATGACGACGCCATCGTCTACGACCGGGACACCGGGGTCTTCGCCGACCCCGCCAAGGTCCGCGAAGTCGACTTCCAGGGCGAGTTCTTCCAATCCAAGGGCCGCCACTTCGTCGCCCCCTCACCACAGAAACGACCCGTGCTCTGGCAAGCCGGATCCTCCGAACAGGGCCGCGACTTCGCCTCCAAGCACGCCGAATCAGTCTTCGGGATCTTCCCCACACCCAAGAGCATGCGCGCCTACGCCGACGACATCCGCACCCGCGCCGACAACCACGGCCGCGACCCCGAATCGGTCAAACTGATCTACGGCCTGCAAACCGTGATCGACCGCGACAAATCCCGCGCCAACGACCGCTACGCCGAGTTCGTCGAAAAGGTCCAGATCGAAAGCGCACTGGGAATCCTCTCAGGGCACACCGGCTTCGACTTCTCCACCCTCGGCCTCGACGACAACGTCGTCGACGCCGACGTCCAAGGCATCCGTGGCCTGTTCGACGCCATCCTGGAAGCCAAGGACGGCGCCCCCGTCACCGTCCGCGAAGCCGCCCAGATCTACGGCGTCTCCATGGGCGCACCCGTCGCGGTCGGCACCCCAGCCGACGTCGCCGACCAGATGGAGCAATACCTCGACGACGGCGGCGCCAACGGCTTCATGATGCTGGCCACCGACACCCCGGGCTGCTTCACCGACATGACCGAACTACTGGTCCCCGAACTGCAACGCCGCGGCCGCTTCCGCACCCGCTACCCCGGCACCACCCTGCGACAAAGCCTGCAAGAGTACTGAGCACCTAGCACAACCGCACCGACGGTCGGGGGTTCCGACTCGACCGTCGGTTCTGTGTGGCGCTGGCGCCCACTGAAAGCCACTGCCGCGATGATACTTTCGAGATGAGGTCGACGTGTTCAT from Mycobacterium sp. SMC-4 includes:
- a CDS encoding hotdog fold thioesterase codes for the protein MPYPLNTPLGRFGIETTEDHVDRCAATIPVAGLTNPLTGVATVAPLAMLVDHVGGLANHLRRGDDQWTVSSELALELAPDALDAVQRTPQHPVVGVARPLGGKGGVAVAQCELSAAGQPIATATVRSFYIAAPAGLTAWPEDTGGCLPGPDLASLMNVQAGETGGAAAVLMQGNDDVLNNIIGIVHGGVSAMGLELVGSATLNTQRREQHFRTASLRVNYLRPFHGGAEAHYQATSLHVGRSSGVAEARAVGHDGTTALVARLTAYR
- a CDS encoding Dps family protein, which codes for MPTYTVPGLSDKQGAEVAEILQSALSRYNDLHLTLKHVHWNVVGPNFIGVHEMIDPQVELVRGYADEVAERIAALGASPLGTPGAILNDRTWDDYSVNRDTAQAHLAALNLVYTGVIEDTRKSIERLGEIDAVSEDMLIGHAGELEKFQWFVRAHLENAGGELITAGASSEKAAARKAKKG
- a CDS encoding DNA-3-methyladenine glycosylase, which gives rise to MGSSVSLTFAGPVCHRLTLSPLRRGPGDPCFRDDVEGTIWRTSLMASGAVTARISRGGPATVDCEAWGPGAAEFTDGLPALLGVDDDASSFIPQHPVIARAHRRVPHLRLGRTGRVLEALVPAVLEQRVYGSDAHRAWRRLVGKYGAPAPGPAPDRMRVPPTAEAWKRIPSWEFQRANVDPGRARTIIGCAQRADAVERLVGRTAEQARAALMSLPGVGVWTAAETAQRAFGDADALSVGDYHLAKVVGRTLLGHPIDDAQMLELLEPVAPHRHRAVRVLEASGMAVYARYGPRVPIPNLAKM
- a CDS encoding DUF427 domain-containing protein, which translates into the protein MPDPRVLVPTASHPISVVPTGRHVVVRVDGAVIAESDAALTLREASYPAVQYIPMAYVLADRLRPSDTSSYCPYKGQACYFNVVTADGTVTDAIWSYPEPHPAVAQIAGHVAFYPDKADVSIDA
- a CDS encoding SRPBCC family protein: MTAPTAPDAQGRITISADPDTVYALITDLPTLSSLAEEAETMHWRTGEVARPGAVFSGRNRNGSRTWSTTCTVTAAESGRTFAFDVRSARIIPIAHWRYDITAADGGCSVTESTWDRRPRWLLRPAALTTGVRDRNAANTEHIRLTLQRLKERAEQGSTA
- a CDS encoding FAD-binding oxidoreductase; protein product: MPVNGYVSHWYDGLPAPRPPLPGSRDADVCIVGAGYTGLWSAYYLMRADPSLRIVVLEARFAGYGASGRNGGWLSGLVPGDRERVARQHGRQGVLSWQRALNDSVDEVVAVAEREGIDAGIVKGGNIEIARNPAQLTRLRAAIASERRWQVDGIESLSGAQVRQRIALDGVLAGYHNPHCARIQPARLAGGLAETVQRLGVDLYERSPVIDMAPGRAVTPHGVVRAPVIVRATEGFTARLPGLRRSWLPMNSSMIVTEPLSDQLWDRIGWDGRETLGDTAHGFFYAQRTVDDRIAIGGRSVPYRFGSRIDRDGRVPERTVRALAATLHTILPQTADVPIAHGWCGVLAVPRDWAAGVDFDRTTGLGWAGGYVGHGVTATNLAARTLTDLILGRATALTALPWVGHRSRSWEPEPLRWLGVRGMYLAYRAADWHEGRGIGSTSPIALVADRIAGRPH
- a CDS encoding LysR family transcriptional regulator — translated: MGGDTSELSHHPVAARAANNAGVLQNLVVAVNRSKHRDSRNIRNIPALETLVLVGKLGSITETARRLGVTQQAVSARIQGLEQLVGRPLLARGPSGRTLTPEGTAITDASVDVLRALGTLDATVETIRGERSVLRTAASYTVAEYLIPRWLMKLSLTHNSASTQVTVTAVNSATVFDEILSGLHDVGFVETPDIPAGLNYRRVGRDEMVVVVAPTHQWASRDGRAISMEELAATALVCRESGSGTRCSYERLVSCHAPNLKVAEPALELPTTAAVKNAVSWGFAPAVVSLLSVREDLQFGRLHRVKIDSRPLLRDICAVWPASVKELSARARELVTVAASRP
- a CDS encoding 3,4-dihydroxy-2-butanone-4-phosphate synthase, with the translated sequence MPTQTYLHAGNLFDTDIKHDVSGARTAFAAGRPVIIIDTVAGGETVADVCIAAEELDVAKAAFLVEHTCGILSATVDVATSDRLDLPLLRPDLRREAGRFCVAVDARGDSTGISARARAETISRLADPAASAGDFSRPGHVIPVLTGGLFALSRWSRYDAAAELSRSVGRSGVVAVASLVDGLVGATGDYIDQFASWHRFPVIAASAFKRF
- a CDS encoding sodium:solute symporter family transporter; translated protein: MFSPSDLPPGLGVVLMVGLGALLLGIALTVKTMVKNTHDFVIANRRIGFGFGVGSVIAVWTWSMAVMMSSAQAFSFGTSGLIWFVVPNGLAVMVMVYFASRLRRQMPAGYTIVEFIRERFQNRPATTVMLVAMLLGLIAEIFINLFGVVLVMSVVFELNTTLVLIVALTTVTVYSYFGGLWTSAITATVNTLLITVPAALVVLYVLQKVGGPAVVFDRVAAAGPHTLEPFDGQAAAAFGISLALGLLASTMADQTFWQKAWAMKPSSMGRTFLWAGIWFYPIPLVMGLLGLIGLGFGVSSADLGDVGPGGIGPYVVSHLGLPVILVALYVLIILNACYSSIDGAFAALSSIVAVDILKRARVEFSPKTLFRATKGSIIVAGVIGGIVVSSGIDYVELVTTVFFLKAALIVPLALSIFWSRMTSTAFVTSLVLAIGIGYPVREIVGELPGIVTLEAVSLITAVGVSLLSRKRFDYTTLHARGAGLNAPVGETLGAEQEVLR
- a CDS encoding LLM class flavin-dependent oxidoreductase, yielding MSKRKAHLLGFVQHGVMNHASTMWAHPRDKVGYHWSRPEFWRDLGRTMERGLFDAMFIADELAPYTTYKGSSDPVVKYAGQCPVHEPATLVPIIGAFTKHLGIGITLSTSFVPPYMMARHLSTLDHLTNGRVGWNIVTSYSKSEFQAMGKQNLTPRDKRYEVVEEYMALLYQLWDSWDDDAIVYDRDTGVFADPAKVREVDFQGEFFQSKGRHFVAPSPQKRPVLWQAGSSEQGRDFASKHAESVFGIFPTPKSMRAYADDIRTRADNHGRDPESVKLIYGLQTVIDRDKSRANDRYAEFVEKVQIESALGILSGHTGFDFSTLGLDDNVVDADVQGIRGLFDAILEAKDGAPVTVREAAQIYGVSMGAPVAVGTPADVADQMEQYLDDGGANGFMMLATDTPGCFTDMTELLVPELQRRGRFRTRYPGTTLRQSLQEY